The Fusarium fujikuroi IMI 58289 draft genome, chromosome FFUJ_chr01 sequence GCAAAAGCATTGAATATCGATCTATCACGCGCCATTGCATGCTGAAGTGGCCATGATCCGCTCGAGGACCGCCCGAGCGGCTTTCAATACGTCTCTAAGAAGACCTTGGACGTGCCCGCAGTGCATATCCCGCAGCCGGTTCTATTCTGAAAAGTCCGAAAAGCGAGAACCTCCCGACCATCGTAAACTCGGTACCAAGCAAGAACTCTTTATCAGCTCGATCTACAGCCCTGGCTCCCCCATATTCTTACCGAATGGCTCGCGGATCTTCAATCGGCTTGTTGACTTTCTCCGAAAACAATACGTACGATATGGCTTCGAGGAGGTTATTACGCCGACCATCTACAAAAAGTCACTATGGGCCAAGTCAGGTCATCTGGAAAACTACGCCGACGACATGTATGCTGTGAGAGGGAATACAGAGCCACCGCCTGCGCAACATGACGGATGCTGTGGGAGTGACCAGAAGGATCTGAAGcctgacgaggaggaagagggtgaTTATGGTCTTAAGCCCATGAATTGCCCCGGCCACTGCCTCATTTTTGCTTCCAAAAACCGTAGTTACCGGGATCTTCCAATTCGATATGCCGACTTTAGTCCTCTGCATCGAAACGAGATTTCCGGCGCATTGAGTGGACTCACTCGTGTTCGTCGTTTTCACCAGGATGACGGACACATTTTTTGCCGACCAATTCaagttgagaaggagatcaagaagaccctAGACTTTGTCAAGGTGGTGTACACTGTTCTGCGATTTGGCTCAAATTACCGACTTGCACTCTCCACACGGCCAAAAGATCACTACATTGGTACCCAAGAGGAGTGGGACCAAGCCGAGAGCGCCTTGAAGCGAGCTTTGGATGCATCAGGCATGGAATGGGGTGTCAATGAAGGAGATGGTGCTTTCTATGGACCCAAGATCGATATCGTCCTCACAGACTCGGATGGAAAGGAGCATCAGACAGCGACCATCCAACTTGACTTTCAACTACCCAAGCGATTTGAACTTGAGTATCAGGCCCCTGCGCCAGAATATGAAGCTAGAGGCGAGACGACCACAGATGCTTCTCTGCTCGACGAGTATGGCCCTGTGCGCCCTGTCATGATTCACCGCGCTGTCCTGGGTTCGGTTGAGCGTCTCATGGCTCTCCTGATTGAGAAGTACAATGGCAAATGGCCTTTCTGGTTGAACCCTCGCCAAGTCATCattctcaccatcaacactgCCGAACCTGTTGTCGAATGGGCGGGGCAAGTGCGCAGTATGCTGGTTGGTAACAACGACCAACTTTACGAGCAGCTTGAGAACGGCACACTCCCTACCCAGGATAACGCATTTCGACCGACTGGGCTGTCGGTTGACATAGATGATAGTGCACGGCCTCTGGGTGCGAAAATCAAGGAGGCAAGAGAGAAGAACTATGGTGAGATCCTCGTGATCGGACAGAAAGATGTTGAGAACAAGCGAGTTTCGCTGGGCAAGGAGATGCTATCACCAGAGGAGGTACGTGAGCGGTTCAGGACCATGGTAGACACATTTGCCTAGGCATAGAGATGCGATGTCGTGTAATAATAACTGTAAAACCACATTTGTATGATACAATAATCTCTATATCAGTCTCGCTTCCCTAGTCATGCTGATAGCGCGGCGCTGCCATTATGGCGCGGCTCGTTGCTATCACGATTTGGGATGGTCAGGCTGATATGCGACAGTCAACCAGTTCCATCGGTTCAATGCCCAACGTCGTTGAGTCTGTTCGGACTCTTGACGTGCGGTAGCTGTGAAGACCATCCAAGTGCGTAATCATCCCCTAGTGCGACCTGGGTTCGCCGCCTGTTGACATAGCGCCCTTGGAAGACAGTTAGTACCTGGTTTGTTGATCGCAAAATGGTCACCCGACTCACTTCTTGTGtttctcatcgacatcacCGCCAGCCTGTTCAATACGATCAACCATGGCCTGCCTCTCTGAGAGCTGCTCACGCATATAGTCAACTGTCCGCTTCAGCACCAGGCCTTCGGATCTCCCCTGACCTTCTAAGCCAGGCACCAGTTCAGTTAAGCGGTCGAAGCCTTCACGAATCGCTTGGCGTCGCTTCTGCTCTGATTGATGCGCATTAGCAAATATCATCTCAAAGAATACTCAAGAGCATCGCAGATATCATGCGACAGCAAATATCACGTGGAAACAATTCACATACCAGATGCGATATGgttctgcttcttttcctcctcagtGAGTCGTGGTTTCTCATCGGCGGCCCCGGCATCGCCATTGGCTGGAGATTTGTTATTTGGAGACGACATCTTTTGGCTGAGTAGTGATAGTGAGGAGAATGGTAGTGAGACGTAAACAAACagacaaacaaacaaacaaacgtGCAAAATTTGTCAAGATGCGCATAGAACTTTCATGTGAGAGAGGATATGTAGGTCGCAAATGACGTGCAAGGGTGCTGCCCCGGATTTTCCATGTGAAAATGACACTACAGGACCCTTAGTCTGCCTGGTCCTTGCATATTGACATCCAATATGGAAGGCGGCGTTCTCCTGGTTTGGCGATTGAATCATGTCTTGGGTTGGTTTGTTCCTGATCTGCAACACCAATATTTTAATTTGGTCATGATAATTATGTAATTATGTAACTTCACTCTACCGTTCTCAGTAAATCCACGAGGCTCAAACTGGGTTGTTCGACACTGTAAAGGCAGCTTGTCCTTGTTAATGGAATCTGTCTGTTAGCTCAGCTCAGTAGTCATGAGGACCGGGTATCATATGTCCTCTGGTGCTGAGACCTTGGGTCCACGATGACGGGACAGAACCATTTTGCACCTATCAGCTTCAAAGAGCACTTCTGGAAACCCGAATAACTTGGAAGGGGCCAGGGAGAAAGAAAGGACTGACAAAATGGGGACTGCTCAAAGCCACATTTGTGTAGCTCGTTAACTTGCATGAGTATCCATTCTATTTCCCTGGTTTCCTCTATTCTTACTCAACACCtagtcctcctcctccccttcaccttcaaagtcctcctcttcctgtcTAAATATAACTTTCTCCGCCATAGCCATGCATTTTCTCACTGGAAGTCCAACGACGTTGTCGACACTTCcgtcaagcttctcgacaAGCAACATGCCGCCCACGCCTTGCACAGCGTAGCCACCGGCCTTATCCGCACCCTCACGAGTCTTGACATATGCCTCAATCACATCATCAGGGAGACCATCAGATTCACTCAAGAAGTACACCTTGGTCTCTTCTGTGTAGGTATCGATGACATATCCCGGATGTCTTGCGTCTTCTCTGGGCGCGATTACTACAATCGACGTCAAGACCTTGTGCATTCTCTGGTCTCGCAGATGCTTGAGCATGCGAATGTGATCAGCTTCACTTCGAGGCTTCTCCAGAATTCGACCATCCTTGGTAACGATGACAGTATCCGCAGCAATGACCAGATCAGGATCCGGTATAGATTTCAGATGAACTTCAAGTGCGGTAGTATAAACGTCCATGCACTTTTGGTGAGCAGTTGCAGCTACATACTCGTAAGGACCTAGTGCAGCTTTGTCGAGATTCTCGGGTTTGGTGGATGGGAGAATCTCAAGGTTTGTAAGGCCAAACTATGTATCGTGAGAAAACGGCCATTGGCGTTAACTCGGATGTCTTTGGCTCACCTGTTGGAGCAATGCCTTTCTTCGCGGTGAGGCAGATGCAAGAATCACTCTCTTGCCGTTGAGATGCTTAAGAATTGGGAGTTCTAGCGGTATAGGACCTTTCCGTAAAGGCCGCTGAGGGGTGCCCTGAGTGGCGGTGGACTTTTCATAGTCAGGAGGTGGTTCGCTTGGTGTGTCAGCCATCTTGTCTGGCTACTTTGATTCCTCGTGCTGGTGAAGTGAAGTTGTAAAGGTTACTGTCCCTGAGATGAGATCTGAATCTTGATAATGAGGTCAATGTGGGGTTGAATAATGGGAGCTTTGAGCTTAGCAGTCTAGGTAGGCAGTGCCCCGTTTGACTGGGCTCCTAGCCTCTAAAACGACCCCTCATAACGACTTTGTGTTCATCATGGCAATtcttatttacttttctTTGGTTATGAGTTGAGTGTTTAAAGGTTTGgaatttaaatacctatagtcTCTTCGAAGACAAGTGCATTCCCCTATTCGCTCACTATCTCCTTCTGAAAACCATTAGATTGATTTAATTGTGCATATTGTTCAAAGTATAGTTTTCATGATACATCTGAAGCGATCATAGCGTAGGCGATCTCCTTGAATTCGTATCATGGGTGCCTTTCAAGTTCGATGCATGAGGCGTGAAGCGTGTGAGAACAATAGCACCACAGAGGCGTCGCTCTCAATGCGACATGTATTAATTGTGCCGAGTAATAGTCCTTATAGTCTGTTGACATTCACTATTGTTGAATTCCATTTTCAATGTCTGCCTTGTTGCCTTAAGCCGTTTTCAGGCACACATAATAGCTTCTCGGTAGGTCCAAGTGGATACCGTACCTCCACGGGCCACTACTAGCATTGGATCCATTGAATGTGCCTCCAAACCTCGCCCTCAGCTCCAAAGAAGCCAGCCCCATTTACCACCACATCAAAATCGCCAGCATCGGAGCATTTGTAGGGCCTGCATAGACCCGCGATAGCCTAAAGCAAAACGGGAGCCTGCAAAACATTCGAATGGTGCATTTAATACGGTGCATCCTCTAAATTTTGCCCTGTCTTTTTGAGGTCCGACCCTGGAGTTGGTATCTTGCTTGACGCGACCATTGGATCGCACGCGTCAAAATCCACACAAGCGCCGTCGCAAACGACCTCGATCTCCAGGTTTGCGATCCTCAATTGCGTCCCAACGAAATCCTCAAGGGAAACATACCGTAATCATCTTTGATGCGCTCGATTAGGCGACCCTATCGATTATAATCACAATGGACAGCAAACGCAAGGCCAATGGCGCTGCTGCGGTCGACAACGACGACAGAGGCTCTAAGCGTCGCAGACTTACTGTAAGTCCGACCTGTCGCTTCTCGCGAATCTGAATATTTCCAGTTCGCGAAGATCCCCTCATAGCACAACTTGAGAATCTCTGCCACTCAGCTATCACCCGATCAATTTATTGACTGACATTGCGTCCCAGGGCGATTTCGATCTTTCCAAAGGCGAATCTCGAGAGTCGACAACTACATATGGCCTGTCATTCCTAGAGCATATTCGAAAAACTGCCGACAAAGCGTATTTCCAACCAGATTTCCAATCACCATTACCATACTGACTCATCCTATAGTGGACGTCTTGTCGCAACCAATTTCGAAGAACTTCCATCCCGCGAGGAAAATGCAGACTATTACGAACAAACACGCATGCCCATCTCATTATCCATGATCGAGCAGAAACTGAACGATGGCGAATTCGAGAACTTGTCCGAGCTTGAGGGCTACTTCAAGCGCATGATCAGCAACGCGAAGGAGTTCTACCCTCGGGGAACCGAGATATATGAAGATGCGGAACGATTGAGAAAGGCTGTCAGCAATTACATGACCAAGAAAAATCCGGCATATCATGTCAGAGGTTATCAGGCTGTGCCGACCCCGTTCccagacgatgatgacgaggaggccAATGAAGACAACGAGGACGAAGAAATGAATGACaacgaggacgaagatgaagatgagcccgaggaagaaaaagatgacgaggatgaagaggacgaggaagaggaagaggcgcCAAGCTCTCGTAGACGAACCATTACACTCAAGCGGAGAACACCTGGTCGTACACCTGGTCGAAGGGCGTCCACTCGAGGCAAAGAGACCCCGAAGCCAGCAGCGTCAGCCGCAAAGCCAGACCACGTCTATGAAGATGTACCCTATAAGGGATTGTCATTTCAACAGGCCCAGGAAAAGCTCATCGAGGAGCTTATCCGACGCGAAGACCCTGGATATGATGGCCCTTACTTCGAAGCTTTCATCAATCTACCGCCTCGGTCTCTCAAAGAGTATTTCAAGGTTATCAGTGACCCAATGTCGATCCGAAAACTGCAGAAGGCAGTCAAGGGTTTCCACGGTCGTGGTGGCTCAACTGGAGTTAGCGATTTCAAGTCATGGGCCGCTTTTGAGGAGAAGGCAAAGCTATTGTGGACCAACGCGTACTTTTACAATGAAGAAGGTAGTGAAATCTACTTGGTTGCGCAGGATCTCGAGGTCAGTGTAATTTCGCCTGTGTTTATCAACATTTCTAACCGCGTTGCAGAAATTCTTTTATGATCAGTTAAAACAAGCACAAGCTGTCGTAACTGAACCTTCTCAACCGAAGATTAAACTAAAGGTTGGCGGATCCAGTGAGACGCCTACACCTGGGCCCAAAAAGATCACCATCCATGTTGGAGGCCAGCGAGATTCTGCGGATTCACCAGCGCCAGTTCAATCGAAGGGGGCGTTGACAAATGGTCAGACTGTGAACGGCACGGCACGCACTTCAACGCCTGCTCAAGCTGTCAACCCTCAATTGGAAAAGGCTAGGAGCACATCGTTATCTGCCGTTCCATCTCCTAGTCCTTCTGTACACAGTGCTCTCAAGCCAGAGGAGGCCTCAGGGGCATCGCCAGCAGTTCCGTCACAGCCGCCTAGCGCTGCACCTAGCCAAGCAACTCCTTCGGTTCCTGCGGCTGCTCCCGTTGCTGTCCCTGCTCCTGTACCCGTGCCGCCGCCCCAACCAATCACTAATCCGCTTGTTAACGGGTATATGGACCAGAagcatcctcgtcgtcctgGTAAAGGTATTTTACCCAAACACATTTCCAACTCGGAAACACTAACAAATCTAGGTATCGACGATGCTCTCATTGAGAGTATGAAGATTCAGGTTCATCCCACTCTCCAATCACACAGCCCTGTACTGGCAACCATCAGACCCAACCCCAAGGAGATGGAGCAGTCTGCCACTCTTAACCTACCTCCCCATCTCACCCGGATTCTTGCCGTAACCGCAATACCCAGCCATTTACAGACTAGACAATACAGCCTCTGGACACTGGTCAACAAGCAACCGCTCAAGCCcattcatcaccaagctcctgGTCAGCGACCTCACGAGCGCGCCTTTGAGGCAATGCTACATCCAGGGCTCAACGTACTCGAGTCACATCTCATCGCTGCCATTCCACGAGATGAGCGTGTTCCAGGCGGTCCGGAGGTTGAATTAGAAGTTTTCACCATCTCGATCAACGTCCTGAGGAATTAACACTACCAACGTCATCAGTCAGGGCATGGGAGAAAGCAGGCTTCTGCATGGGAAATTCCAAGACCGCTTACTAAATCTAGTGATGGTAACTAGTTCTCTAAATTGGATGAGGGAAGTGTTTGCAAGTGCGAACAATATCCAACGATGCCTTTTATGAGCAGGATATGGGAAGGCATAGGGTGGTACTGGTGTTGGGCGGGTATACGGatgcttttttctttcttttctttgtgaaTTTGCCTAATGAATAGGCTTATAGGGAGCATTTACACGTTGATGCTGCATCATTTCACAGCACAAGTTAACTGGGTAGGGTAGAACAAGGCAATATCAAACGCTGATATTCTAAATCTCCTATGGTATCTCAAGCCAAACCTGTTCCATGCGCCacgccatgccatgccatgccatgcataATTTCCGAAATTTATTTTGTTTTGTGATACAAGTCTAGCCAGGCGCAGGCCGTTGTTTCAGCTGCATCAGGTGCTTGAGCATCGTCTGGACAGCCACGTACTGACGAGTCTTGGGATCGTAGTAACCCGCAACGAGAACTGCCATGACCGCAGTCTTTCCCTTGAGTTCAACGATGCCGTCAACTCTGATGCATCCCCTACCGGGCAGGCTCTTGGTAGGCTTCCAATGGCGCAGAAAGGCGAGAGCGCCAGCCATGCTAGCAGCTTGAAGACGGGGATCGAGTTTTGCGTCTGGACCAAATGCAGCGCTGATGATCTCGTTGAAGACTGGGGGAAGATGTGCAGTATGTGCCTTGGGATCGTGCTGGACTGCTGTTCTGGTGGCAGCCGGAGGTGGAATTATGCCAGGGAGGTTGCCCACTGGCACTTGGTGCCAACCAGATGCCGGGGGATCAGGTTCACTTAAGCCGATCGCTTTTGAGATATCCAGCACTACCTGcttcgtcaagaagctgacAAAGGTCCAGCAACCCATAGCAAGAGCTTTCGGGTAAAGTGCTTTAGCAAGAAAGCTAGCAGCAATCGAGTCGATGGGTCGATCACCCCAGAAAATGCCCTCTTCGTCAATCATAATTCTTTATTGGATTAGCCAACGTATATCATGTGTAGGTTGAAAACTCACCCAGAGACATAGTGTATCGGTGGAGGAGCAGGCGGGAAGATGATGTCGAGCCAGTACTTCCTCACGGTTATTTCTCcaccaagaagcttattGAAGGCAGGGTTTCGCTCAACGCCACGCTTGATCTCGTTTGCCAGACCACCTATGCAACTGTCAGAACGTGAAACCCCCTCGAACTGGCTTCACTTACTCTTGATCTCCTGAAGAAGCTTCTTATCCTGACTAACTTTGACGAATGTTTGCCACTCTGGGTCCGAGCCTCGATATGGTGGTTGCTTGACTTCTGTGGTTGTGAAGGGGAACGGGAGAAATACCAACGGCTCGTCAGGGTCGTGGAGGGCCTCGgcttcctccttctccttttcagAAAGTGCCTCCCATTCTGCGTCAGCCCAGTCGAATATGGGATCGAATACGACGGCAATGAAGATTTGCCAACAAGCATAGAGTACAATAGTCGTGAAGATCGCTCGGCTTCGCGGAGGGTTAGCATCACGGTTCGCTCAACCATGACAGCTTCGAAGCTGCCAGACATACCGGATTCGATATCGGAAGACAGCCCATTTCGCCTTTCTCAGTGTTCTCTTGACTTCCTCGGACCCCGCCTGGTTTGCGCTTCCGTGGTAGACTGGGTTTACCTTGTTGGCGCTTGTCGAAGGATTGGGCTTAGAGAAGTAGACCGGTATAGGATTCGATTGCCTTTGACGCCATGGTAAGAACGATATTCGCCTGTTAAGAGGTCGGATCTGGCTGGCGACTATTCGTTGGGTTTGGAACCTCGTCGTGGAGAGAGCTGCTTGTCGCAGAGCAGTTTGCCGAGCTAACATATCGCCTCCTCTGCCGCTGCCGCGGACGGGGACACCAAATAAAAAGTGCTCAAgttgaaagaaaagaagatgcGATTAGTCTCGCTACTAGATAGCAATTCAAGGAATGACATGCATTGTGACAATGTCGACAACGATTATTGCAATGCTAAACTGCTGTCCCACGGTTACGATTAGCTTGATAGGTGGTGTAATCGGCGAGACTGTGCCAAATACGCTAAACACTGTTTGAGTCGCCACTGTAACGCTCTATTTGGGGGCGTGACGCACTGTATGGCGGCAGGGAACAACTCCAGACCCGCAAGCCAACACGTGCATCATCCCGGATTCGCGTTGCCTGTATCAAGCTTGCGACGTTAAGCTATCTCAGCCTggccttcagcctcaagacaACCAAGCTTCATCAATCCGCATCAAAAATGAAGCTCAACATTGGGCTCAGTGCAGCCTTTGCAGGCATTTCTGCTGCATCTCAACAACCCGCCGCCGCTGACGGTACCAAAGTTTACATCCTCCGAGGATCCCATCACATCGAGCCTACGACGAGCATCACCCCCAGCGAAGCCCGTCTCATCCTCTACCAGCGCCTCGCCCCCGAGGGACAGGACTTTTCATTTCGCGATCTCACAGCCTCCGATGATGAAGGGCATGTCGTTTCTTTAATGAACAAGTTTGGAAAGACCCCTGCGCCATTGCTTTCTGATGAGAAGATCGCGACGCCGCGCCAGCTCGCTATTACCATTGAGGGAATGCCCTCCTTCGAATACGAATCATTCTTTGGCTGGCTATTTAACACACAGCCAGACTTCACCACGGATATTAGCAAGGAGAATGGCGAGCATCCCGAGGTCTTCGCAAATGTCCTTGCCAAGATGCCTGAGTGTCCCCTGAGCCAGATTGTTGCCTTAGACGAGAAGTGTTTCAACGGTCAATCGGCTTATGCGTCATACAGCAGGTCACAGGTAAGTAATTCCTATCATTTATATTACACCAAGTTATTTTCTAACCGTGCGATAAGGATGGTGACCACCCCACTACCCTATTAAACGAGCTTCCCAAGCTTCAGAAGCTCGCCGAGTCAGGCGAACTGCAGACCATCCTGGTTTTCCTCCCCGTCAACGTCGACTCTGAGGACAAGTCCGACAAGGATCAAGAGCTTCGACGTCGACAGGCTGAGACCGTTATCTCGTCTATTGAAGAGACAGCCGAGTCACCGGCCGAAACCTCTACCACCCCCGCGAAGCCT is a genomic window containing:
- a CDS encoding related to septum formation maf, giving the protein MADTPSEPPPDYEKSTATQGTPQRPLRKGPIPLELPILKHLNGKRVILASASPRRKALLQQFGLTNLEILPSTKPENLDKAALGPYEYVAATAHQKCMDVYTTALEVHLKSIPDPDLVIAADTVIVTKDGRILEKPRSEADHIRMLKHLRDQRMHKVLTSIVVIAPREDARHPGYVIDTYTEETKVYFLSESDGLPDDVIEAYVKTREGADKAGGYAVQGVGGMLLVEKLDGSVDNVVGLPVRKCMAMAEKVIFRQEEEDFEGEGEEED
- a CDS encoding related to threonine--tRNA ligase, whose protein sequence is MIRSRTARAAFNTSLRRPWTCPQCISRSRFYSEKSEKREPPDHRKLGTKQELFISSIYSPGSPIFLPNGSRIFNRLVDFLRKQYVRYGFEEVITPTIYKKSLWAKSGHLENYADDMYAVRGNTEPPPAQHDGCCGSDQKDLKPDEEEEGDYGLKPMNCPGHCLIFASKNRSYRDLPIRYADFSPLHRNEISGALSGLTRVRRFHQDDGHIFCRPIQVEKEIKKTLDFVKVVYTVLRFGSNYRLALSTRPKDHYIGTQEEWDQAESALKRALDASGMEWGVNEGDGAFYGPKIDIVLTDSDGKEHQTATIQLDFQLPKRFELEYQAPAPEYEARGETTTDASLLDEYGPVRPVMIHRAVLGSVERLMALLIEKYNGKWPFWLNPRQVIILTINTAEPVVEWAGQVRSMLVGNNDQLYEQLENGTLPTQDNAFRPTGLSVDIDDSARPLGAKIKEAREKNYGEILVIGQKDVENKRVSLGKEMLSPEEVRERFRTMVDTFA